A genome region from Candidatus Omnitrophota bacterium includes the following:
- the secD gene encoding protein translocase subunit SecD, giving the protein MWKSLKWKSVLVVVIAALAVWFSYPPLDIHDEKGNVVEKGKINLGLDLQGGMHMILEVDTSDLTADQAKDAPQRALEVIRNRIDQFGVLEPVIQLQGKNRLLVQLPGVTDRERAKEIIGRTAHLEFKLVSDDPELLKKAMDGEQVEGYELKQMKTRDGKTETLLVESDAVLTGDMLVDATTEFSQQGFGQPYVSLELNDEGGDIFAQVTGRNVGKRLAVVLDDEVQTAPVIRERIPSGRAQITGNFSLQEAKDIALILRAGALPAPVDIIEERSVGPALGKDSVEKGIRAILMGGIFVLLFMAVYYLLAGLIADFALVLNIFIITGALSYFGATLTLPGIAGLVLTIGIAVDSNVLIFERIREESRLGKSLRAAIHAGYDKAFWTILDANVTTLITALILFQFGTGPVRGFATTLSIGILASMFTALVVTRLIMDIITISRPNMTKLPMLQFFSQPNIPFVNIRKIAYGVSVLVIAVGMFFFVQRGANNLGVDFTGGTLQQFRFQEVVPVNDVRGALSQVGLGEASIQRFGEGKEIIVRSFSGKTEMIISSLREKFGEGSFEVMRVETVGPAVGEDLREAAIKALIFAMLGICIYISFRFEFKFAITAIIALIHDVAVSLGMLALTGREISLPVIAALLTIVGYSINDTIVLFDRIREDRKFMRKASQEEIINTSINQTLSRTVLTSLTTLIVVLALFVFGGKVINDFSFVLLVGVLVGTYSSIFIASPLLIDWPSRKLRR; this is encoded by the coding sequence ATGTGGAAAAGTCTTAAATGGAAAAGTGTTCTTGTAGTGGTTATCGCCGCTTTGGCTGTATGGTTCTCTTATCCGCCGCTTGATATCCATGATGAGAAGGGTAATGTCGTCGAAAAGGGTAAGATCAACCTGGGGCTCGATCTCCAGGGCGGCATGCACATGATACTGGAGGTGGATACCTCCGATCTCACCGCGGACCAGGCCAAGGACGCGCCTCAGCGCGCTCTTGAGGTGATCCGTAACAGGATAGACCAGTTCGGTGTGCTTGAACCGGTGATACAGCTGCAGGGGAAGAACCGCCTGCTCGTGCAGCTTCCGGGCGTGACCGACAGGGAAAGGGCCAAGGAGATCATAGGACGCACGGCCCACTTGGAGTTCAAACTGGTTTCCGATGATCCGGAGCTTCTTAAGAAGGCCATGGACGGCGAACAGGTCGAGGGCTACGAACTTAAGCAGATGAAGACACGCGACGGAAAGACCGAAACGCTTCTGGTCGAAAGCGATGCGGTACTTACCGGTGACATGCTGGTGGACGCGACAACGGAGTTCAGCCAGCAGGGATTCGGACAGCCTTATGTTTCGCTGGAATTAAACGATGAGGGAGGTGACATCTTCGCCCAGGTCACCGGCAGGAACGTCGGTAAAAGGCTGGCAGTCGTGCTTGACGACGAGGTGCAGACCGCCCCTGTTATAAGGGAAAGGATACCTTCGGGGAGGGCGCAGATAACCGGTAACTTTTCCCTCCAGGAAGCGAAGGACATAGCTCTCATCCTGAGGGCAGGTGCTCTACCCGCCCCGGTCGACATCATAGAGGAACGCAGCGTAGGTCCCGCTCTGGGTAAGGATTCGGTCGAAAAAGGCATAAGGGCCATATTGATGGGCGGTATCTTTGTCCTTCTTTTCATGGCCGTTTATTATCTGCTCGCTGGTCTTATAGCCGACTTCGCTCTGGTTCTCAATATCTTCATAATTACCGGCGCTTTATCCTATTTCGGGGCTACTCTCACCCTGCCGGGTATAGCTGGTCTTGTTCTTACCATCGGTATAGCGGTCGACTCCAACGTTCTCATATTTGAAAGGATACGCGAGGAGTCAAGACTTGGTAAATCCCTGAGGGCAGCGATACATGCCGGATATGACAAAGCCTTCTGGACGATACTCGACGCTAATGTCACAACGCTGATAACGGCACTCATACTTTTCCAGTTCGGGACCGGTCCGGTGAGGGGATTCGCCACAACGCTGAGCATAGGTATACTCGCGAGCATGTTCACCGCGCTGGTGGTAACGCGCCTTATAATGGACATAATCACCATCAGCAGGCCGAACATGACAAAGCTGCCGATGCTGCAATTCTTCAGCCAGCCGAACATACCGTTCGTGAACATACGAAAGATAGCATATGGCGTATCGGTCCTTGTAATAGCCGTTGGCATGTTCTTTTTCGTGCAGAGGGGCGCGAACAACCTCGGAGTGGATTTTACCGGGGGCACTCTTCAGCAGTTCAGGTTCCAGGAGGTGGTCCCGGTAAATGATGTGCGCGGAGCACTCTCCCAGGTAGGTCTTGGCGAGGCCTCCATACAGCGGTTCGGCGAGGGCAAGGAGATAATAGTTAGGTCCTTCAGCGGGAAGACCGAAATGATAATCTCAAGTCTCCGCGAGAAGTTCGGCGAGGGTTCTTTCGAGGTGATGAGGGTCGAGACGGTCGGTCCTGCCGTAGGTGAAGACCTCAGGGAAGCGGCCATCAAGGCGCTTATCTTCGCCATGCTGGGCATCTGTATCTATATTTCGTTCCGTTTTGAGTTCAAGTTCGCCATTACCGCGATAATAGCGCTGATACATGACGTGGCCGTATCCCTCGGGATGCTGGCGCTTACCGGCAGGGAGATCTCTCTTCCGGTAATAGCGGCCCTGCTGACCATAGTAGGTTATTCTATCAATGACACGATAGTCCTTTTCGACCGTATAAGGGAAGACAGGAAATTCATGCGCAAAGCCAGCCAGGAAGAGATAATCAATACGAGCATAAACCAGACCTTGTCACGTACCGTGCTGACATCTCTGACCACGCTGATAGTCGTGTTGGCCCTTTTCGTTTTCGGCGGTAAAGTGATAAATGACTTTTCCTTCGTGCTTTTGGTCGGTGTGCTGGTAGGTACTTATTCATCCATATTCATAGCCAGCCCGTTATTGATCGACTGGCCTTCAAGGAAGTTACGCAGATAA
- a CDS encoding cation diffusion facilitator family transporter: protein MTHAHSDGYKVGQKGAWTGILSNILLFVLKFSAGIFGRSQAMIADAFHTASDTLTSVGVLIGFKIAQKPPDEHHPLGHGRAESIAAKIVSLVLLIVGVRIAYDSAKILITGEMAEPGLVALLAAVLSIIVKEITYRRVIKAGEEINSTSLKADAFHHRSDVLSSVAALIGIAGAMLGKTYLDPLAGVIVGGFIIKMGAENFHAAYDELMDAAPPEEFRRRLENIIIRVKGVKEIKKIMVRKTGIEFFVEAIIGVGAEKTVEEGHLVTMKIKKDIVEQIPNVKDIIVHVEPAGMETD, encoded by the coding sequence ATGACCCATGCTCACAGCGACGGCTACAAGGTCGGGCAGAAGGGTGCCTGGACAGGTATATTAAGCAACATACTGCTTTTTGTCCTGAAATTTTCCGCGGGCATCTTCGGCCGGTCACAGGCCATGATAGCCGACGCTTTCCATACGGCAAGCGACACTCTCACAAGCGTTGGAGTGCTTATCGGCTTCAAGATCGCCCAAAAGCCACCTGATGAGCATCACCCTTTGGGGCACGGCAGGGCCGAATCCATAGCCGCCAAGATCGTCTCTCTGGTGCTTCTGATAGTCGGGGTCAGGATCGCTTACGATTCGGCGAAGATTCTCATAACCGGCGAGATGGCCGAACCGGGTCTGGTGGCTTTGCTGGCTGCGGTCTTGTCGATAATAGTCAAGGAGATCACTTACAGAAGGGTCATTAAAGCCGGTGAAGAGATTAACAGTACTTCTCTAAAGGCCGATGCTTTTCACCACAGGAGCGATGTTCTTTCTTCGGTGGCAGCTCTCATAGGCATAGCCGGCGCCATGCTCGGAAAGACCTACCTCGATCCTCTGGCGGGAGTGATCGTGGGCGGTTTTATCATTAAGATGGGAGCGGAGAATTTCCATGCCGCTTATGACGAGCTTATGGACGCTGCTCCGCCCGAGGAATTCAGACGACGGCTTGAGAATATCATAATAAGGGTCAAGGGCGTCAAGGAGATCAAAAAGATAATGGTCAGAAAAACCGGGATCGAGTTCTTTGTTGAAGCCATTATCGGGGTGGGCGCCGAGAAAACCGTCGAAGAAGGGCATCTTGTGACGATGAAGATCAAAAAAGATATAGTTGAACAGATTCCCAACGTCAAGGATATAATCGTACATGTAGAACCCGCCGGGATGGAAACCGATTAA
- the recJ gene encoding single-stranded-DNA-specific exonuclease RecJ, translating to MHWKLQNTNPRLQKVLSDALGVTPLFAQLLLNRDIRTPEQAQQFLFGGLSSCHDPFLMKDMDRGVARIRKAVEKKEKILIYGDYDVDGVTSTALLADILGKMGADTESFIPNRLEEGYGLNIRAVALARDMGVKLIITVDCGINSVEEVECANSYGIDVIITDHHEVKGDVHPPAYAIIDPHQTECMYPFKYLAGVGVAYKLARALMKGREEVADEHLDLVALGTVADIVPQQGENRILTRTGLKGLRTTEKPGILALMDVARIDREKISSRHIGFGLGPRINAMGRVGSANVALDLLMCKDPDKARELARTLDRENRNRQSIEKDILKDVQERVRREIDLEEANVLVLGDEAWHPGVIGIVASRLTEEFSRPAILIAFDGDRGKGSGRGVDGFNLFEAIDSSREYLTDFGGHEQACGVKIEKKNLEAFRKSINEHAKRSFEGMEEISPELRVDLQLPFSHVGVKLINELSMLMPYGPGNTEPVFSSNGIKVKNRPREIGRSGFKFLVTCGNITCEAVTFRKNKVLKPKSGDLIDLAYTPSINSWNGIDSIQLNIKDLKVVNHH from the coding sequence ATGCACTGGAAGTTACAGAATACCAATCCGAGATTACAGAAAGTCCTGAGCGATGCGCTCGGGGTGACGCCGCTTTTTGCGCAGCTTCTGCTTAACCGGGACATTCGAACCCCCGAACAGGCTCAGCAGTTCCTTTTCGGGGGGCTTTCATCCTGTCATGATCCTTTCCTGATGAAGGACATGGACCGTGGTGTTGCCCGGATAAGGAAAGCCGTCGAAAAGAAAGAGAAGATACTCATTTACGGCGATTACGATGTTGACGGCGTTACTTCAACAGCGCTTCTTGCCGATATACTGGGGAAGATGGGCGCCGATACGGAGAGCTTCATACCCAATCGCCTTGAGGAGGGGTACGGGCTCAATATACGCGCGGTAGCCTTGGCCAGGGATATGGGGGTTAAGCTCATAATTACTGTTGACTGCGGCATCAATTCAGTCGAGGAGGTCGAGTGTGCCAATAGTTATGGGATCGACGTTATCATAACCGACCACCACGAGGTCAAGGGCGACGTCCATCCGCCCGCATACGCCATAATCGATCCGCATCAGACGGAATGCATGTACCCGTTCAAATATCTGGCCGGGGTGGGGGTAGCATACAAGCTGGCCCGAGCCTTGATGAAGGGTCGCGAAGAGGTGGCGGACGAGCACCTGGACCTTGTGGCTCTGGGGACAGTGGCCGACATTGTGCCGCAGCAGGGGGAGAACAGGATATTGACCAGGACGGGGCTCAAGGGGCTTAGGACAACGGAAAAACCGGGCATACTGGCCCTCATGGACGTTGCGCGCATAGACAGAGAAAAGATCAGTTCAAGGCATATAGGTTTCGGACTGGGACCTCGCATAAACGCCATGGGCCGGGTAGGTTCGGCTAATGTTGCGCTGGACCTCTTGATGTGCAAGGATCCGGATAAGGCCCGGGAGCTTGCGCGCACTCTGGACAGGGAGAACAGGAACCGGCAGAGCATAGAAAAGGACATATTAAAAGACGTCCAGGAAAGGGTCCGCAGAGAGATAGACCTGGAAGAGGCGAACGTTCTTGTTCTGGGCGACGAGGCATGGCATCCCGGTGTTATCGGTATAGTCGCTTCCAGGCTGACAGAAGAATTCTCACGCCCCGCTATTCTTATAGCTTTTGACGGTGACAGGGGAAAGGGCTCAGGCCGTGGAGTGGACGGGTTCAATCTCTTCGAGGCGATAGATTCCTCCAGGGAGTACCTGACAGATTTCGGCGGTCATGAGCAGGCATGCGGGGTCAAGATCGAGAAGAAGAACCTGGAAGCTTTCAGAAAAAGCATAAACGAACACGCTAAAAGGTCCTTTGAGGGCATGGAAGAAATATCGCCAGAGCTCAGAGTGGATCTTCAGTTGCCTTTTTCCCATGTAGGGGTCAAGCTCATAAACGAACTTTCCATGCTGATGCCGTACGGGCCGGGAAATACCGAACCCGTTTTTTCCTCGAACGGCATTAAAGTAAAGAACCGCCCGCGTGAAATAGGAAGAAGCGGGTTCAAATTCCTTGTTACCTGCGGTAACATAACCTGCGAGGCGGTGACCTTCAGGAAGAACAAGGTCCTGAAACCCAAGTCCGGGGACCTTATAGATCTTGCCTATACTCCTTCCATCAACAGCTGGAACGGTATCGATTCCATACAGCTTAACATCAAGGACCTCAAGGTGGTCAACCACCATTGA
- the rpmB gene encoding 50S ribosomal protein L28 — MARECYICGKKPVSGRTIARRGMAKSKGGVGQRTTGKTLRRFVPNIQTVNALIAGKKKKIKVCAKCIKAGKVKKAV, encoded by the coding sequence ATGGCAAGAGAATGTTATATATGCGGAAAGAAACCTGTAAGCGGCAGGACAATAGCCCGAAGGGGTATGGCTAAGAGTAAAGGCGGGGTCGGTCAGAGGACTACCGGCAAGACACTTCGCAGGTTCGTCCCCAATATCCAGACCGTCAACGCCCTCATAGCCGGCAAAAAGAAAAAGATCAAGGTCTGCGCCAAGTGCATTAAGGCGGGCAAGGTCAAAAAAGCCGTCTGA
- the recG gene encoding ATP-dependent DNA helicase RecG has translation MQVKKSPQHIPVRYIKGVGPKKSESFRKLGVETVLDLFYYLPRRYEDRSRVVPVKDAVIGESMAVAGRVLKTNFFRARTGTSIFEVVLGDDKNRLFAVWYNLPFMNKVFKKGQTVVFYGKVDMQKRLQMNHPAYEVVEQGKIKGALDVGRIVPIYPLTASISQRYMRKVVHNAIKAHIAHIDDPLPTSLRARRKLVDFKFAVENIHFPYSFENLERAYHRLVFEEFFILQVVMALRRLKNRKKGIKYDLMEGLREKFEELFDFELTSEQKKCIKDIERDMASDKPMNRLLQGDVGSGKTAVAMYALLLAVNNGYQAAMMAPTEILARQHYVTVSKTLMPLGINVRLLVSGIEAEASGRIRKEVSSGEADIVIGTHSLIQEGMDFDSLGLAVIDEQHKFGVAQRKSLIGKGPNPPDTLVMTATPIPRSLALTVYGDMDISLLKQKPGGRQPVTTYWVGEEKRRAIYDFIRSEIDAGHQAFIVYPRVKRSGSSQMLSAEEMWEHFKEEVFPDLEVGMVHGRMKADEKKRAMERFRKGEQDILVATTVIEVGVDVPNVTVMLVEHAERYGLAQLHQLRGRIGRGEHQSYCILLGDPKTDSSRERLAMMSETDDGFKIAEKDLDIRGPGEFLGKRQSGLPELRFGNIVRDFDIMEEARTEAFDLVEQDPALSDPHNRRIREDIAERFGGKTVK, from the coding sequence ATGCAAGTAAAAAAATCCCCTCAACATATACCTGTAAGGTACATAAAGGGCGTGGGCCCCAAAAAATCCGAAAGTTTCCGCAAGCTGGGCGTAGAGACCGTCCTGGACCTGTTTTATTACCTGCCGAGGCGTTATGAGGACAGGAGCAGGGTGGTCCCGGTCAAGGACGCGGTTATTGGTGAATCCATGGCGGTGGCGGGGCGGGTGCTCAAAACGAATTTTTTCAGAGCGAGGACCGGTACCAGCATATTTGAAGTAGTCCTTGGGGATGATAAGAACCGCCTCTTCGCGGTCTGGTACAATCTCCCGTTCATGAACAAGGTCTTTAAAAAGGGCCAGACGGTCGTTTTTTACGGGAAGGTGGATATGCAGAAGCGCCTGCAGATGAACCACCCCGCCTATGAGGTGGTGGAACAGGGAAAGATCAAGGGGGCGCTGGACGTGGGAAGGATAGTGCCGATATACCCCCTTACCGCAAGCATTTCACAGAGATATATGCGGAAAGTCGTACATAACGCCATAAAAGCGCATATCGCTCATATCGACGATCCGCTTCCCACAAGTCTGAGGGCGCGCAGGAAGCTGGTCGATTTCAAGTTCGCCGTAGAGAACATACATTTTCCCTATTCTTTCGAGAATCTGGAGAGGGCCTACCACAGGCTGGTCTTCGAGGAATTTTTCATACTGCAGGTCGTCATGGCCTTGAGGCGTCTTAAGAACAGAAAAAAAGGCATTAAATACGACCTGATGGAGGGGTTGCGCGAAAAGTTCGAGGAGCTTTTCGATTTCGAGCTCACTTCAGAACAGAAAAAATGCATAAAGGATATCGAGCGGGACATGGCCAGCGACAAGCCCATGAACAGGCTTCTGCAGGGAGATGTGGGAAGCGGGAAGACGGCGGTGGCGATGTACGCGCTTCTTCTTGCTGTCAATAACGGCTACCAGGCGGCGATGATGGCGCCCACCGAGATACTCGCGCGGCAGCATTATGTCACGGTAAGCAAGACCCTCATGCCTCTTGGGATTAACGTGCGTCTTCTGGTAAGCGGTATCGAAGCTGAAGCTTCTGGAAGGATAAGGAAAGAGGTCTCCAGCGGGGAGGCGGATATAGTGATAGGGACCCACTCGCTCATCCAGGAGGGGATGGATTTTGACAGCCTGGGGTTGGCCGTGATCGATGAGCAGCACAAGTTCGGCGTCGCGCAGCGCAAAAGTCTGATAGGCAAGGGGCCGAACCCGCCGGATACCCTTGTAATGACAGCGACACCGATACCACGAAGCCTTGCGCTCACGGTCTACGGTGACATGGATATATCCCTTCTGAAGCAGAAGCCGGGAGGCCGGCAGCCGGTTACGACTTATTGGGTGGGCGAGGAGAAGCGCAGGGCTATTTACGATTTTATAAGGAGCGAGATAGACGCGGGGCATCAGGCGTTCATCGTTTATCCGCGCGTTAAACGCAGCGGGTCATCACAGATGCTCTCGGCGGAGGAGATGTGGGAACATTTCAAGGAAGAGGTTTTTCCCGATCTAGAGGTGGGGATGGTCCACGGCAGGATGAAGGCCGATGAGAAAAAGCGCGCCATGGAACGTTTCCGCAAGGGTGAGCAGGATATCCTCGTGGCCACTACGGTCATAGAGGTCGGGGTGGACGTGCCCAACGTGACGGTAATGCTCGTTGAACACGCCGAAAGATACGGTCTGGCGCAGCTTCACCAGCTCCGGGGCCGTATAGGGCGGGGGGAACACCAGTCCTACTGCATCCTTCTGGGGGATCCGAAGACCGATTCCTCGAGGGAACGCCTGGCCATGATGTCCGAGACCGATGACGGCTTTAAGATAGCCGAGAAGGATCTTGATATCAGGGGTCCCGGGGAATTCCTGGGCAAGAGGCAGAGCGGCCTTCCGGAGCTGCGGTTCGGTAATATCGTGCGCGATTTCGATATCATGGAGGAGGCCCGGACCGAGGCTTTCGACCTTGTTGAGCAGGATCCTGCGCTGAGCGATCCGCACAACAGGCGGATAAGGGAGGACATAGCCGAGAGGTTCGGCGGGAAAACGGTGAAGTGA
- the rsmD gene encoding 16S rRNA (guanine(966)-N(2))-methyltransferase RsmD produces MTKSAQMRIIGGKFRGRKIKRPRTDGVRPTKDRIREAVFNMIGPDVPGSEVLDLFAGSGSYGLEAISRGASRAVFVEKDSACSGVITENIDQLGAGEESELINRDAERALLRFNEENMRFDIVFCDPPFNAGMARNILIMINHYDILNPSGLLIIEHHLREVLPDREGDVSLFKQRTYKDISISIFLKK; encoded by the coding sequence ATGACGAAGTCAGCTCAAATGCGCATAATAGGCGGTAAGTTCAGGGGCAGGAAGATAAAGCGCCCGCGAACAGACGGTGTAAGACCCACGAAGGATCGTATCAGAGAAGCTGTTTTCAACATGATAGGTCCGGATGTGCCCGGATCAGAGGTTCTTGACCTTTTCGCGGGAAGCGGTTCCTACGGTCTTGAGGCAATATCACGCGGGGCGTCTCGGGCTGTTTTCGTCGAGAAGGATTCCGCTTGTTCGGGTGTTATCACGGAGAATATCGACCAGTTGGGGGCTGGCGAGGAAAGTGAGCTCATAAACCGGGACGCTGAGCGCGCTCTCTTGCGCTTTAACGAAGAAAACATGCGTTTCGATATTGTTTTTTGTGATCCGCCGTTTAATGCCGGTATGGCCAGAAATATCTTGATTATGATAAATCACTATGATATATTAAACCCTTCAGGTCTGCTTATAATTGAGCACCATCTCCGGGAGGTCCTTCCGGATCGCGAGGGGGATGTTTCTCTCTTTAAGCAAAGGACTTACAAAGATATATCTATTTCGATATTCCTAAAAAAATGA
- the coaD gene encoding pantetheine-phosphate adenylyltransferase, with the protein MTTRAIYPGTFDPVTYGHLDVIKRAAALYSKVYVAVAPSMDKSPLFSVEERVEMIRKAVSDLDNIEVESFDGLVVDYAVGRSAKVVVRGLRMISDFEYEFQMALTNRKLNSEVETVFMMPRESYSYLSSKLIKEIAWMGADVSEFVPLNVEKKLKEKLEK; encoded by the coding sequence ATGACGACCAGGGCAATTTATCCAGGAACGTTCGATCCGGTCACGTACGGACATTTGGACGTGATAAAACGTGCCGCGGCTTTATACAGCAAGGTTTATGTGGCTGTAGCCCCCAGCATGGACAAGTCGCCGCTGTTTTCTGTCGAAGAGCGTGTCGAGATGATACGTAAAGCGGTCAGTGACCTGGACAACATCGAAGTTGAAAGTTTTGACGGTCTTGTCGTAGATTACGCGGTGGGCAGATCCGCGAAAGTGGTTGTTCGGGGACTCAGGATGATATCCGACTTCGAATACGAGTTCCAGATGGCCCTTACCAACAGGAAGCTGAATTCTGAAGTGGAGACCGTTTTCATGATGCCGAGAGAGTCGTATTCGTATCTTTCGAGCAAACTTATAAAAGAGATCGCATGGATGGGGGCTGACGTTTCTGAATTCGTCCCTTTGAACGTGGAAAAGAAGCTGAAGGAGAAGCTGGAAAAATGA
- the pta gene encoding phosphate acetyltransferase: MSRILALREKAKLEKKRIVLAEGEDARVVKGASVAASEGVADICLLGKKDEVAKLAEENSIDLEGVDLVDPTTHDKREQIIGGYFELRQRKGVTEEEAERTVMENFVYYAAMMTGLGLADGYIAGASHTTSDVARASIQCLKLDREIGTVSSSFIMEMDGCPFGEDGLFAYGDCGIIPYPSVRQLAGIAIATSDLFRKLFSIEPRVALLSYSTKGSAKGESIENIRKALERIKTKRPELMIDGELQVDAAIVPEVAALKCPDSEVAGRANTLIFPNLDAGNISYKLSQRLGSARAVGPLIQGLNRPCSDLSRGCSWEDVVDTAVVTAIRAQGS; this comes from the coding sequence ATGAGCAGGATACTGGCGCTGAGAGAGAAAGCCAAGCTTGAGAAAAAACGGATAGTCCTTGCCGAAGGCGAGGACGCCAGAGTTGTCAAGGGCGCTTCCGTGGCCGCCTCCGAAGGTGTGGCCGATATCTGTCTTTTGGGGAAAAAGGATGAAGTCGCCAAACTAGCCGAGGAGAATTCGATAGACCTGGAAGGCGTGGACCTGGTCGATCCCACCACGCACGATAAGCGGGAACAGATCATCGGGGGGTATTTTGAGCTCAGGCAGAGAAAAGGGGTGACCGAAGAAGAAGCCGAAAGAACCGTTATGGAGAACTTCGTTTATTACGCGGCCATGATGACCGGACTCGGGCTCGCCGACGGTTACATAGCCGGCGCCAGCCATACCACCTCGGACGTGGCCAGGGCTTCCATACAGTGCCTTAAGCTCGACAGGGAGATAGGCACCGTATCAAGTTCCTTCATCATGGAGATGGATGGCTGCCCGTTCGGTGAGGACGGGCTTTTCGCATATGGTGACTGCGGTATAATACCCTATCCGTCGGTAAGACAGCTCGCCGGTATAGCCATAGCCACCAGTGATCTTTTCCGCAAGCTTTTTTCCATAGAACCCCGCGTTGCGCTTTTGAGCTATTCCACAAAGGGCAGCGCAAAAGGGGAATCCATAGAGAATATACGAAAGGCCCTTGAAAGGATAAAGACCAAAAGGCCGGAACTGATGATAGACGGTGAACTTCAGGTCGATGCGGCCATAGTGCCCGAGGTGGCTGCGCTTAAATGCCCTGACAGTGAAGTGGCGGGAAGGGCCAACACGCTTATATTCCCCAACCTTGATGCCGGCAATATTTCTTACAAATTAAGCCAGCGTCTGGGCAGCGCAAGGGCGGTCGGTCCGCTTATACAGGGGCTGAACAGGCCCTGCAGCGACCTCTCGCGCGGATGCAGCTGGGAGGATGTCGTTGATACCGCGGTCGTAACCGCGATAAGGGCCCAGGGCTCTTAA
- a CDS encoding acetate/propionate family kinase, which produces MLILVVNCGSSSVKYELFDIDQERYLAKGVVERIGKKSSSITHESGAREKLQEKVNCPDHHKAIELVREYLVDPDKGVLSDVGQVTGVGHRVVHGGEEFSESILIDEQVIESIDAFSELAPLHNPPSLEGIRSCMKIFPDVPQVAVFDTAFHHSMPKYAFCYGLPYQYYEKYGIRRYGFHGTSHRYVSHKAAEILKRPYEDLNMITVHLGNGCSIAAVSGGKSIDTSMGFTPLEGLLMGTRSGDLDPAAVTFIMQREDLTPEQVSELMNKRSGLLGVSGISNDMRDILKAVKEGSERARLAYDIFVYRIKKYIGAYAAAMGAVDAVIFTAGIGENVHQIKDGIAKDLRALFGQDTEFMTIATNEELLIAKDTAKIVAEAVKK; this is translated from the coding sequence ATGTTGATACTCGTAGTGAATTGCGGTTCGTCATCTGTCAAATACGAACTGTTCGATATAGACCAGGAAAGATACCTGGCAAAGGGCGTGGTCGAAAGGATAGGGAAAAAATCCTCTTCGATCACTCACGAAAGCGGCGCCCGGGAGAAGCTGCAGGAGAAAGTTAACTGCCCCGACCACCACAAGGCCATAGAGCTGGTCAGGGAATATCTGGTCGATCCGGATAAAGGTGTTCTTTCCGATGTGGGCCAGGTCACCGGCGTGGGGCACAGAGTGGTGCACGGCGGCGAGGAGTTCAGCGAGAGTATCCTGATAGATGAGCAGGTCATTGAGAGCATAGACGCCTTCTCGGAACTCGCGCCGTTGCATAATCCTCCTTCGCTGGAAGGCATACGCAGCTGCATGAAGATATTCCCTGACGTTCCGCAGGTAGCGGTCTTTGACACGGCGTTCCATCATTCTATGCCCAAGTACGCTTTCTGTTATGGCCTTCCTTATCAGTACTATGAGAAATACGGTATCAGAAGGTACGGTTTTCACGGGACCAGCCACCGGTATGTGTCGCACAAGGCCGCGGAGATACTAAAAAGACCTTACGAGGATCTAAACATGATCACGGTGCATCTTGGCAACGGTTGCAGCATTGCCGCGGTATCCGGAGGAAAGAGCATCGATACTTCGATGGGGTTCACGCCCCTGGAGGGGCTTTTGATGGGAACTCGCTCGGGTGACCTGGATCCGGCGGCCGTAACTTTCATTATGCAGAGGGAGGACCTCACGCCGGAACAGGTGAGCGAGCTAATGAACAAGCGAAGCGGACTTCTGGGCGTCTCCGGCATAAGCAATGACATGAGGGATATCCTCAAAGCCGTTAAGGAAGGATCGGAAAGGGCGCGCCTGGCCTATGATATCTTTGTCTACCGTATCAAAAAATATATAGGGGCCTACGCGGCGGCCATGGGTGCGGTGGATGCGGTTATCTTCACAGCTGGGATCGGGGAGAACGTCCACCAGATAAAGGACGGTATCGCGAAAGATCTCAGGGCTTTATTCGGCCAGGATACGGAGTTCATGACAATAGCTACCAATGAGGAGCTTTTAATAGCAAAAGACACGGCTAAAATCGTAGCCGAAGCGGTCAAAAAATAA
- the rpmF gene encoding 50S ribosomal protein L32, whose translation MPKVKHRHSKSRGRKRRTHYKIEEPSITKCPQCGSSKKPHRVCPSCGYYGGKQVKKIESLEERKEKREKKNRRA comes from the coding sequence ATGCCAAAAGTAAAACACAGACATTCGAAATCGCGCGGCAGGAAAAGACGCACTCATTACAAGATAGAGGAGCCTTCTATCACCAAATGCCCGCAGTGTGGAAGCTCCAAAAAACCCCACAGGGTATGCCCCTCTTGCGGTTATTACGGCGGCAAGCAGGTGAAGAAGATAGAATCGCTCGAAGAGCGAAAGGAAAAACGCGAGAAAAAGAACAGACGGGCTTAA